One genomic window of Halolamina sediminis includes the following:
- a CDS encoding metallophosphoesterase family protein produces the protein MQLGVISDVHGNLPALERVLEAMPSVDMLVCAGDVVGYNPWPAACVDAVRDRGVPTVQGNHDRAVANADAAGFNGMAKAGVDYAREQLGAEAVDWLGALPTERRVADGRVKIVHGHPDDPDHYTYPREFAAGLLDDEELLIMGHTHVQHHAVFSEGIVLNPGSVGQPRDRDSDAAYAVVDLDDRSVAEYRVSYDVDRVVDAVEDTGLPTDIGERLREGR, from the coding sequence GTGCAACTCGGGGTCATCTCTGACGTACACGGCAATCTCCCCGCGCTGGAGCGGGTGCTCGAAGCGATGCCGTCGGTCGACATGCTCGTCTGTGCTGGCGACGTGGTCGGCTACAACCCCTGGCCGGCGGCCTGTGTCGACGCGGTTCGGGACCGCGGGGTCCCGACGGTGCAGGGAAACCACGACCGCGCGGTCGCCAACGCCGACGCCGCCGGCTTCAACGGGATGGCGAAAGCCGGCGTCGACTACGCCCGCGAGCAGCTCGGCGCGGAGGCCGTCGACTGGCTCGGCGCGCTGCCGACCGAGCGTCGCGTGGCCGACGGCCGGGTGAAGATCGTCCACGGCCACCCCGACGACCCGGACCACTACACGTATCCGCGCGAGTTCGCGGCCGGGCTGCTCGACGACGAGGAGCTCCTGATCATGGGCCACACGCACGTCCAGCACCACGCCGTGTTCAGTGAGGGAATCGTCCTCAATCCCGGTAGCGTCGGGCAGCCGCGTGACCGCGACTCCGACGCGGCGTACGCGGTCGTCGACCTCGACGACCGCTCGGTCGCGGAGTACCGCGTGAGCTACGACGTCGACCGGGTCGTCGACGCTGTCGAGGACACCGGTCTCCCGACCGATATCGGCGAACGGCTTCGAGAGGGCCGCTGA
- a CDS encoding ribonucleoside-diphosphate reductase subunit alpha, with amino-acid sequence MTQANPSTTDRIEDRLAAATADLDLASDREALARAAERDSYDGADADEIDEALIGVLTARTERDPAHDDAAARVARWRHARNVTGTDGPLSGEIYRASFVDAIETGVERGLLDGRMAEYDLESLAHALVPERDEQFGYMAVSTLVQRYFLRTVEEDDPLELPQAFWMRVAMGVALAEDPEDREARAVEFYDALSTLRFVHSTPTLFHAGTTHPQLSSCYLTTVQDDLADIFDSYKAHAKLSKWSGGLGNDWTNVRAEGSLIESTGVESTGVIPFLNISDDVTGAINRSGKRRGAACAYLAAWHLDFPAFLDLKRNTGDERRRTHEMNTAAWVPDLFMKRVRAGEQWTLFSPDEVPELHEATGRKFEELYEQYEQAADDGELRQYERVEAEELWRTMLTRLFETGHPWITFKDPCNVRSPQDHYGTINSSNLCTEITLNTSQDETAVCNLGSVNLAKHVDGDGLDDDALEDTVETAMRMLDNVVDLNFYPTDRAERANTRHRPVGLGVMGFHEMLTERGVGMASDEALDVADETMERVAYHAILNSSRLAKERGTYDSYEGSKWDRGLLPQDTISLLEEERGEPVDVEPEERLDWSEVREHVAEHGMRNSNTTAVAPTATISTIAGTTPSIEPRYSNLYVKSNMSGDFTVVNEHLVEELDELGLWTDEMRDEIKFHDGAIQEIESIPPAIREHHRGAFEIDPRHQLELTARRAIWVDQSQSHNVFFPSTDGTLLDDVYQRAWELGLKTTYYLRTLGASQFEKSTLDMEEYGRTQRRDADGDGSEDDPTEPATDGGESNDGSELPSVEDPTCEACQ; translated from the coding sequence ATGACCCAGGCAAACCCATCGACGACTGACCGAATCGAGGACCGACTCGCCGCGGCGACAGCGGATCTCGACCTCGCGAGCGACCGCGAGGCGCTCGCCCGCGCGGCCGAGCGCGACAGCTACGACGGCGCCGACGCCGACGAGATCGACGAGGCGCTGATCGGCGTGCTGACCGCGCGTACCGAGCGCGACCCCGCTCACGACGACGCGGCCGCGCGGGTCGCGCGCTGGCGCCACGCCCGGAACGTGACCGGCACGGACGGCCCGCTCTCGGGCGAGATCTACCGCGCGTCGTTCGTGGACGCGATCGAGACCGGCGTCGAGCGCGGCCTGCTCGACGGGCGGATGGCTGAGTACGACTTGGAGTCGCTCGCCCACGCGCTCGTCCCCGAGCGCGACGAGCAGTTCGGCTACATGGCCGTCTCGACGCTGGTCCAGCGCTACTTCCTCCGGACTGTCGAGGAGGACGACCCCCTCGAACTCCCACAGGCGTTCTGGATGCGCGTCGCGATGGGCGTCGCCCTCGCGGAGGACCCCGAGGACCGCGAGGCCCGCGCGGTGGAGTTCTACGACGCGCTCTCGACGCTACGTTTCGTCCATTCGACGCCGACCCTGTTCCACGCCGGCACCACCCACCCACAGCTCTCCTCCTGCTACCTCACGACGGTACAGGACGATCTGGCGGACATCTTCGACTCCTACAAGGCCCACGCGAAGCTCTCGAAGTGGTCCGGCGGGCTCGGCAACGACTGGACGAACGTCCGCGCCGAGGGGTCGCTGATCGAGTCCACCGGCGTCGAGTCGACGGGCGTGATCCCGTTCCTCAACATCTCCGACGACGTGACCGGCGCGATCAACCGCTCCGGGAAGCGCCGCGGCGCCGCCTGCGCGTACCTCGCGGCGTGGCACCTCGACTTCCCGGCGTTTCTCGACCTGAAGCGCAACACGGGCGACGAGCGCCGGCGCACCCACGAGATGAACACCGCGGCGTGGGTGCCGGACCTGTTCATGAAGCGCGTCCGGGCCGGCGAGCAGTGGACGCTGTTTTCGCCCGACGAAGTGCCCGAGCTCCACGAGGCCACGGGGCGAAAGTTCGAGGAGCTGTACGAGCAGTACGAGCAGGCGGCCGACGACGGCGAACTCCGGCAGTACGAGCGCGTCGAGGCCGAGGAGCTCTGGCGGACGATGCTCACCCGGCTGTTCGAGACGGGTCACCCGTGGATCACGTTCAAGGACCCCTGTAACGTCCGCTCGCCGCAGGACCACTACGGGACGATCAACAGCTCGAACCTCTGTACGGAGATCACGCTCAACACCTCACAGGACGAGACGGCGGTCTGTAACCTCGGTTCGGTCAATCTCGCGAAACACGTCGACGGCGACGGACTCGACGACGACGCACTCGAAGACACCGTCGAGACGGCGATGCGGATGCTCGACAACGTCGTCGACCTGAACTTCTACCCGACCGACCGCGCCGAGCGCGCGAACACGCGCCACCGACCCGTCGGCCTCGGCGTGATGGGGTTCCACGAGATGCTGACCGAACGCGGCGTCGGGATGGCCAGCGACGAGGCGCTCGACGTGGCCGACGAGACGATGGAGCGGGTCGCCTACCACGCGATTCTGAACTCCTCGCGACTCGCGAAGGAACGCGGCACGTACGACTCCTACGAGGGGTCGAAGTGGGACCGCGGGCTGCTCCCGCAGGACACGATTTCGTTGCTGGAGGAAGAGCGCGGCGAGCCCGTCGACGTAGAGCCCGAGGAACGCCTCGACTGGAGCGAGGTGCGCGAGCACGTCGCCGAGCACGGGATGCGCAACTCCAACACCACCGCGGTCGCGCCGACGGCGACCATCTCGACCATCGCGGGCACCACTCCCTCGATCGAGCCCCGGTACTCGAACCTCTACGTGAAGTCGAACATGAGCGGCGACTTCACGGTCGTCAACGAGCACCTCGTCGAGGAGCTGGACGAACTGGGGCTCTGGACCGACGAGATGCGCGACGAGATCAAGTTCCACGACGGCGCGATTCAGGAGATCGAGTCGATCCCGCCGGCGATCCGGGAGCACCACCGCGGCGCCTTCGAGATCGACCCGCGCCACCAGCTCGAACTCACCGCCCGGCGGGCGATCTGGGTCGACCAGTCCCAGAGTCACAACGTGTTCTTCCCGTCCACGGACGGCACGCTGCTGGACGACGTGTACCAGCGCGCGTGGGAGCTCGGCCTGAAAACGACGTACTACCTGCGCACCCTCGGCGCGAGC
- a CDS encoding IMP cyclohydrolase: MYVGRFLVAAPGLAAYRVSSRSFPNRKVIERDGSLTVVPTDDAEPTDNPYVSYNCVRTVDDRGITVVGNGSHVDPVAEKLGLGYPARDALVSALFALDFEKDDYDTPRIAAVVGADSAVVGTVRRDALLVREVEEPTLVATYEKDDPEPFALAADGAAAAARELYDHAFEHAVCAAGVSVDAAGIETAIHNGE, encoded by the coding sequence ATGTACGTCGGCCGCTTCCTCGTCGCCGCCCCGGGACTGGCAGCCTACCGCGTCTCCTCGCGTTCGTTCCCGAACCGGAAAGTCATCGAGCGCGACGGCAGCCTCACCGTCGTCCCGACCGACGACGCCGAGCCCACGGACAACCCCTACGTCTCCTACAACTGCGTCCGGACGGTCGACGACCGGGGGATCACGGTCGTCGGCAACGGCTCCCACGTCGACCCGGTGGCGGAGAAGCTCGGGCTGGGCTACCCCGCCCGGGACGCGCTCGTGAGCGCGCTGTTCGCGCTGGACTTCGAGAAAGACGACTACGACACGCCTCGGATCGCTGCGGTCGTCGGCGCCGACTCCGCGGTCGTCGGCACCGTCCGCCGGGACGCCCTGCTCGTTCGCGAGGTCGAGGAGCCGACGCTGGTGGCGACGTACGAGAAGGACGACCCCGAGCCGTTCGCGCTCGCCGCCGACGGCGCCGCGGCAGCCGCCCGTGAGCTGTACGACCACGCGTTCGAACACGCCGTCTGTGCGGCGGGCGTGAGCGTCGACGCCGCGGGGATCGAGACGGCGATCCACAACGGCGAGTAG